In one window of Streptomyces sp. FXJ1.172 DNA:
- a CDS encoding thioesterase II family protein, with protein sequence MSTDPLLKNLLPDRQVSLCTVVCFPYAGGGARVFRDWPRRLSPLVSLYAVQLPGREERRSQAPVHDAERVVADLCSAIEPLREEKVVLFGHSLGAVLAARVAQELFADRSAADALLVVSGRRSPWSGPRTPSARGLTDEELVEAFRAGGGERAQLAADPDFARLMLPALKADLQLADAASRIRERSMSIPVIGLYGTHDTGTPLHYVRPWSRVTTGGFRTVEIDGDHYFAETRAADVVAVVDAAARSLTGL encoded by the coding sequence ATGTCGACTGACCCACTGCTCAAGAACCTGCTTCCGGACCGGCAGGTCTCCCTGTGCACCGTCGTCTGCTTCCCCTATGCCGGCGGCGGTGCCCGGGTGTTCCGGGACTGGCCGCGTCGGCTGTCACCGCTGGTCAGCCTGTACGCGGTACAGCTGCCCGGCCGGGAGGAACGCCGGTCGCAGGCTCCGGTCCACGACGCCGAGCGCGTGGTCGCCGACCTGTGCTCGGCCATCGAGCCGCTCCGCGAGGAGAAGGTCGTCCTGTTCGGCCACAGCCTCGGCGCCGTACTGGCCGCACGAGTGGCGCAGGAACTCTTCGCCGACCGGAGCGCGGCGGACGCGCTGCTCGTGGTGTCCGGCCGCCGCTCCCCCTGGAGCGGGCCACGGACGCCGTCGGCACGCGGACTGACCGACGAGGAACTCGTCGAGGCCTTCCGGGCCGGAGGCGGGGAGCGGGCACAGCTGGCCGCCGACCCCGACTTCGCACGGCTCATGCTGCCGGCCCTGAAGGCCGACCTGCAGCTGGCGGACGCGGCGTCCCGCATCCGTGAACGCAGCATGTCGATACCGGTGATCGGCCTCTACGGCACACACGACACCGGTACGCCCCTGCACTACGTCCGCCCCTGGTCACGCGTGACGACGGGCGGCTTCCGCACCGTCGAGATCGACGGTGACCACTACTTCGCAGAGACCCGGGCCGCAGATGTCGTGGCCGTGGTCGACGCGGCGGCACGCAGCCTGACCGGGCTGTGA
- a CDS encoding amidinotransferase, whose protein sequence is MRNAGQEYGGSQVRSYTEWDPLEEVVVGIVDDARFPEWHQSLEPVLPAQQHETFRRNAGQEFPREILKAAHAELEELVRILEGEGVTVRRPEVIPQSRVYSTGAWATTGMYAAMPRDTILVVGDKIIECPMAWRSRYYENLAYRPLIKEYFRNGANWIAGPKPELTDELYDLDWTEPAEGEPTRLVVTEFEPTFDAADFLRFGRDIIGQKSNVTNEFGIEWLRRTLGDEYRLHILEFDDSHPMHIDATLAPLAPGKLLINPERVSEVPKMFRNWEVRTAPAPVIPDAHPLYMTSKWINMNVLMIDEERVVVEAQDEPMIEFFKNWGFTPIPCNFRNFNSFGGSFHCATLDVRRNGSLETYVD, encoded by the coding sequence ATGCGGAACGCCGGGCAGGAGTACGGGGGCAGCCAGGTCCGCTCGTACACCGAATGGGACCCGCTGGAAGAGGTCGTCGTCGGCATCGTGGACGACGCCCGGTTCCCGGAATGGCATCAGTCGCTGGAGCCGGTGCTCCCGGCCCAGCAGCACGAGACGTTCCGCCGCAACGCGGGCCAGGAGTTCCCCCGGGAGATCCTCAAGGCGGCCCACGCGGAGCTGGAGGAACTCGTCCGGATCCTGGAAGGGGAAGGCGTCACCGTCCGCCGCCCCGAGGTGATCCCGCAGAGCCGGGTGTACTCGACCGGCGCCTGGGCCACCACCGGCATGTACGCCGCCATGCCCCGCGACACCATCCTGGTCGTGGGCGACAAGATCATCGAGTGCCCCATGGCCTGGCGCTCGCGCTACTACGAGAACCTCGCCTACCGGCCCCTGATCAAGGAGTACTTCCGCAACGGGGCCAACTGGATCGCCGGTCCCAAGCCGGAGCTGACGGACGAGCTGTACGACCTCGACTGGACGGAGCCGGCCGAGGGCGAGCCGACCCGCCTGGTCGTGACGGAGTTCGAACCGACCTTCGACGCCGCCGACTTCCTGCGCTTCGGCCGCGACATCATCGGACAGAAGAGCAACGTCACCAACGAGTTCGGCATCGAATGGCTGCGCCGGACGCTCGGTGACGAGTACCGGCTGCACATCCTGGAGTTCGACGACTCCCACCCCATGCACATCGACGCCACCCTCGCCCCCCTGGCACCGGGCAAGCTGCTCATCAACCCGGAACGCGTGAGCGAGGTCCCGAAGATGTTCCGGAACTGGGAGGTGCGGACCGCTCCCGCGCCCGTCATCCCGGACGCGCACCCGCTCTACATGACGAGCAAGTGGATCAACATGAACGTCCTGATGATCGACGAGGAGCGCGTCGTCGTGGAGGCCCAGGACGAGCCGATGATCGAGTTCTTCAAGAACTGGGGCTTCACCCCCATCCCCTGCAACTTCCGCAACTTCAACAGCTTCGGCGGCTCCTTCCACTGCGCCACGCTGGACGTCCGCAGGAACGGCTCTCTCGAGACGTATGTCGACTGA